In Peromyscus maniculatus bairdii isolate BWxNUB_F1_BW_parent chromosome 21, HU_Pman_BW_mat_3.1, whole genome shotgun sequence, one DNA window encodes the following:
- the B3galt4 gene encoding beta-1,3-galactosyltransferase 4: protein MLLLRSLRLTMSLSLFRRLLLAVLLLVTIWTLFGPSGFGEELLSLSLASLLPAPASPGPPLALPRLLISNPQACGGPGPPPFLLILVCTAPEHLNQRNAIRGSWGAIREARGFRVQTLFLLGEPLGQHLPDLASESAAQEDIVQASFQDSYRNLTLKTLSGLNWVNKYCPMARYVLKTDDDVYVNVPELVSELIQRGGPSERWQKGREPQEEPTAVHQEHRGQTVPLLYLGRLHWRVNPIRTPGSRHHVSEELWPETWGPFPPYASGTGYVLSASAVQLILRVASQAPRLPLEDVFVGVSARRGGLAPTHCVKLAGATHYPLDRCCYGKFLITSHKVDPWKMQEAWRLVSGLDGQRTEPLCSWLQGLLGILRCRFIAWLSSS from the exons ATGCTGCTGCTCCG GTCTCTGCGGCTCACCATGTCCCTCAGCCTCTTCCGGCGCCTCCTCCTGGCAGTCCTGCTACTGGTGACCATCTGgaccctctttgggccctccggCTTCGGGGAGGAGCTGCTGAGCCTATCCCTGGCGTCCCTGCTGCCAGCCCCAGCCTCACCGGGGCCGCCCCTGGCCCTGCCCCGCCTCTTGATTTCCAACCCCCAGGCCTGCGGTGGCCCCGGACCCCCTCCCTTCCTGCTCATCCTGGTGTGTACGGCCCCGGAGCACCTGAACCAGAGGAACGCCATTCGGGGGTCTTGGGGCGCCATCCGCGAGGCCCGGGGTTTCAGGGTGCAGACGCTCTTCCTCCTGGGAGAGCCTCTCGGGCAGCACCTCCCCGACCTAGCCTCGGAGTCGGCAGCGCAGGAGGACATCGTGCAGGCCTCCTTTCAGGATTCCTACCGCAACCTCACCCTCAAGACCCTCAGCGGGCTGAACTGGGTGAATAAATATTGTCCTATGGCCCGCTACGTTCTCAAGACGGACGACGACGTGTATGTCAATGTCCCAGAGCTGGTGTCAGAGCTGATCCAGAGAGGGGGCCCTTCAGAGCGATGGCAGAAGGGCAGGGAGCCACAGGAAGAGCCCACAGCTGTCCACCAGgagcacagaggccagacagtccCGCTTCTGTATCTAGGCCGACTGCACTGGAGGGTGAACCCCATCCGGACACCAGGCTCCCGGCACCATGTGTCAGAAGAGCTGTGGCCTGAAACCTGGGGTCCTTTCCCACCTTACGCCTCGGGCACAGGGTACGTGCTGTCCGCCTCGGCTGTGCAGCTCATTCTGAGGGTGGCCAGCCAGGCGCCGCGTCTACCTCTAGAGGACGTCTTTGTGGGAGTGAGTGCAAGGCGAGGAGGCCTTGCCCCCACACACTGCGTCAAGCTGGCTGGCGCCACCCACTACCCCCTGGACAGGTGCTGTTACGGGAAATTCCTGATAACATCCCACAAGGTGGATCCCTGGAAAATGCAGGAAGCCTGGAGGCTGGTGAGCGGACTGGATGGGCAAAGGACTGAGCCCTTGTGCTCCTGGCTCCAGGGACTCCTGGGTATCTTGAGGTGCCGGTTCATAGCCTGGctcagcagcagctga
- the Vps52 gene encoding vacuolar protein sorting-associated protein 52 homolog isoform X1 codes for MAAAATMAAAARELVLRAGASDMEEEEGPLGGASGLQEPLQLGELDITSDEFILDEVDVHIQANLEDELVKEALRTGVDLRHYSKQVELELQQIEQKSIRDYIQESENIASLHNQITACDAVLERMEQMLGAFQSDLSSISSEIRTLQEQSGAMNIRLRNRQAVRGRLGELVDGLVVPSTLVTAILEAPVTEARFLEQLQELDAKAAAVREQEARGTAACADVRGVLDRLRVKAVTKIREFILQKIYSFRKPMTNYQIPQTALLKYRFFYQFLLGNERATAKEIRDEYVETLSKIYLSYFRSYLGRLMKVQYEEVAEKDDLMGVEDTAKKGFFSKPSLRSRNTIFTLGTRGAVISPTELEAPILVPHTAQRGEQRYPFEALFRSQHYALLDNSCREYLFICEFFVVSGPAAHDLFHAVMGRTLAMTLKHLESYLADCYDAIAVFLCIHIVLRFRNIAAKRDVPALDRYWEQVLALLWPRFELILEMNVQSVRSTDPQRLGGLDTRPHYITRRYAEFSSALVSINQTIPNERTLQLLGQLQVEVENFVLRVAAEFSSRKEQLVFLINNYDMMLGVLMERAAEDSKEVESFQQLLNARTQEFIEELLSPPFGGLVAFVKEAEGLIERGQADRLRGEEARVTQLIRGFGSSWKASVESLSQDVMRSFTNFRNGTSIIQGALTQLIQLYHRFHRVLAQPQLRALPARAELINIHHLMVELKKHKPNF; via the exons ATGGCAGCCGCGGCGACCATGGCGGCGGCTGCTCGGGAGCTGGTGTTGCGGGCCGGGGCCTCAgatatggaggaggaggagggcccgCTG GGGGGTGCCTCTGGACTCCAAGAGCCCCTGCAACTTGGGGAGTTGGATATCACCTCCGATGAATTCATCCTGGATGAGGTGGATG TTCACATCCAGGCAAATCTGGAGGATGAACTGGTGAAGGAGGCTCTTAGAACG GGTGTGGATCTGCGACACTATTCGAAGCaggtggagctggagctgcagcagATTGAGCAGAAATCGATCCGGGACT ACATCCAAGAGAGTGAGAACATAGCGTCTCTGCACAATCAGATCACAGCCTGCGATGCTGTCCTGGAG CGCATGGAGCAGATGTTGGGAGCTTTTCAGAGTGACCTCAGCTCCATCAGCTCTGAGATCCGGACCCTGCAGGAGCAGTCAGGAGCCATGAACATCCGACTTCGTAACCGACAGGCAGTTCGGGGGAGACTTGGGGAACTTGTAGATGGGCTAGTGGTGCCCTCCACTCTGGTCAC AGCAATTCTGGAAGCTCCAGTGACAGAGGCCAGATTCctggagcagctgcaggagctggacgCCAAGGCAGCTGCAGTCAGGGagcaggaggccagaggcacAGCTGCCTGTGCGGATGTCAGAGGCGTGCTGGACCGGCTCCGGGTCAAG GCAGTGACAAAGATCCGCGAGTTCATCCTCCAGAAGATTTATTCGTTCAGAAAGCCCATGACCAACTATCAGATCCCCCAGACAGCCCTGCTGAAGTACAG GTTTTTCTATCAGTTCCTGTTGGGCAACGAGCGAGCAACAGCCAAGGAGATCAGGGATGAATACGTGGAGACGCTGAGCAAGATCTACCTGTCTTATTTCCGCTCCTACCTGGGGCGGCTCATGAAAGTGCAG TACGAAGAAGTTGCCGAGAAAGACGATCTAATGGGTGTGGAAGACACAGCAAAGAAAG GATTCTTCTCGAAGCCGTCCCTCCGAAGCAGGAACACCATCTTCACCCTGGGGACCCGGGGTGCTGTCATCTCCCCCACCGAACTCGAGGCCCCCATCCTGGTGCCCCACACTGCCCAGCGTGGAGAGCAGAGG TATCCGTTCGAGGCTCTCTTCCGCAGTCAGCACTATGCCCTCCTCGACAATTCCTGCCGTGAATATCTTTTCATCTGTGAATTCTTTGTCGTATCTGGCCCAGCTGCTCATGACCTGTTCCATGCTGTCATGGGCCGCACACTCGCCATGACTCTG AAACACCTGGAGTCCTACCTGGCCGACTGCTACGACGCCATTGCTGTTTTCCTCTGTATCCACATCGTTCTCCGATTCCGCAACATCGCAGCCAAGAGGGATGTCCCTGCCCTGGACAG GTACTGGGAGCAGGTGCTTGCCTTGCTGTGGCCTCGCTTTGAGCTGATCCTGGAGATGAATGTCCAGAGTGTCCGCAGCACCGACCCCCAGCGCCTTGGGGGCCTGGACACTCGGCCCCACTAT ATCACACGCCGCTATGCTGAGTTCTCCTCTGCGCTTGTGAGCATCAACCAGACCATCCCCAATGAGCGCACCCTGCAGCTGCTGGGACAGttacag GTGGAGGTGGAGAATTTTGTCCTTCGAGTGGCTGCAGAGTTCTCCTCCAGGAAGGAGCAGCTTGTGTTTCTGATCAACAACTACGACATGATGCTGGGTGTGCTGATG GAGCGGGCAGCTGAGGACAGCAAGGAGGTGGAGAGCTTCCAGCAGCTGCTCAATGCTCGCACACAG GAATTCATTGAAGAGCTGCTGTCTCCCCCCTTCGGGGGTCTGGTGGCCTTTGTGAAGGAGGCTGAAGGTTTGATTGAGCGAGGACAGGCCGACCGACTTCGAGGGGAAGAAG CCCGGGTCACTCAGCTGATCCGGGGCTTTGGGAGTTCCTGGAAGGCCTCCGTGGAGTCTCTGAGTCAGGATGTCATGCGGAGTTTCACCAACTTCCGAAATGGAACCAGCATCATCCAG GGGGCGCTGACCCAGCTGATCCAGCTCTACCATCGCTTCCACCGGGTGCTGGCACAGCCGCAGCTCCGGGCGCTGCCGGCCAGGGCGGAGCTCATCAACATTCATCACCTCATGGTGGAGCTCAAGAAACACAAGCCCAACTTCTGA
- the Rps18 gene encoding small ribosomal subunit protein uS13: MSLVIPEKFQHILRVLNTNIDGRRKIAFAITAIKGVGRRYAHVVLRKADIDLTKRAGELTEDEVERVITIMQNPRQYKIPDWFLNRQKDVKDGKYSQVLANGLDNKLREDLERLKKIRAHRGLRHFWGLRVRGQHTKTTGRRGRTVGVSKKK, from the exons ATG TCTCTAGTGATCCCTGAGAAGTTCCAGCACATTCTGCGAGTACTCAACACCAACATCGATGGGCGGCGGAAAATAGCCTTTGCCATCACTGCCATTAAG GGTGTGGGGCGGAGATATGCTCATGTGGTGTTGAGGAAAGCAGACATTGACCTCACCAAGAGGGCTGGAGAACTCACGGAGGACGAGGTGGAACGTGTGATCACCATCATGCAGAATCCACGACAGTACAAGATCCCAGACTGGTTCTTGAACAGACAGAAGGATGTGAAGGACGGGAAGTACAGCCAG gttctggccaaCGGTCTAGACAAcaagcttcgggaggacctggagcGTCTGAAAAAGATTAGAGCCCACAGGGGGCTGCGCCACTTTTGGGG CCTTCGTGTCCGAGGTCAGCACACCAAGACCACTGGCCGCCGGGGCCGTACTGTGGGTGTTTCCAAGAAGAAATGA
- the Vps52 gene encoding vacuolar protein sorting-associated protein 52 homolog isoform X2: MEQMLGAFQSDLSSISSEIRTLQEQSGAMNIRLRNRQAVRGRLGELVDGLVVPSTLVTAILEAPVTEARFLEQLQELDAKAAAVREQEARGTAACADVRGVLDRLRVKAVTKIREFILQKIYSFRKPMTNYQIPQTALLKYRFFYQFLLGNERATAKEIRDEYVETLSKIYLSYFRSYLGRLMKVQYEEVAEKDDLMGVEDTAKKGFFSKPSLRSRNTIFTLGTRGAVISPTELEAPILVPHTAQRGEQRYPFEALFRSQHYALLDNSCREYLFICEFFVVSGPAAHDLFHAVMGRTLAMTLKHLESYLADCYDAIAVFLCIHIVLRFRNIAAKRDVPALDRYWEQVLALLWPRFELILEMNVQSVRSTDPQRLGGLDTRPHYITRRYAEFSSALVSINQTIPNERTLQLLGQLQVEVENFVLRVAAEFSSRKEQLVFLINNYDMMLGVLMERAAEDSKEVESFQQLLNARTQEFIEELLSPPFGGLVAFVKEAEGLIERGQADRLRGEEARVTQLIRGFGSSWKASVESLSQDVMRSFTNFRNGTSIIQGALTQLIQLYHRFHRVLAQPQLRALPARAELINIHHLMVELKKHKPNF, encoded by the exons ATGGAGCAGATGTTGGGAGCTTTTCAGAGTGACCTCAGCTCCATCAGCTCTGAGATCCGGACCCTGCAGGAGCAGTCAGGAGCCATGAACATCCGACTTCGTAACCGACAGGCAGTTCGGGGGAGACTTGGGGAACTTGTAGATGGGCTAGTGGTGCCCTCCACTCTGGTCAC AGCAATTCTGGAAGCTCCAGTGACAGAGGCCAGATTCctggagcagctgcaggagctggacgCCAAGGCAGCTGCAGTCAGGGagcaggaggccagaggcacAGCTGCCTGTGCGGATGTCAGAGGCGTGCTGGACCGGCTCCGGGTCAAG GCAGTGACAAAGATCCGCGAGTTCATCCTCCAGAAGATTTATTCGTTCAGAAAGCCCATGACCAACTATCAGATCCCCCAGACAGCCCTGCTGAAGTACAG GTTTTTCTATCAGTTCCTGTTGGGCAACGAGCGAGCAACAGCCAAGGAGATCAGGGATGAATACGTGGAGACGCTGAGCAAGATCTACCTGTCTTATTTCCGCTCCTACCTGGGGCGGCTCATGAAAGTGCAG TACGAAGAAGTTGCCGAGAAAGACGATCTAATGGGTGTGGAAGACACAGCAAAGAAAG GATTCTTCTCGAAGCCGTCCCTCCGAAGCAGGAACACCATCTTCACCCTGGGGACCCGGGGTGCTGTCATCTCCCCCACCGAACTCGAGGCCCCCATCCTGGTGCCCCACACTGCCCAGCGTGGAGAGCAGAGG TATCCGTTCGAGGCTCTCTTCCGCAGTCAGCACTATGCCCTCCTCGACAATTCCTGCCGTGAATATCTTTTCATCTGTGAATTCTTTGTCGTATCTGGCCCAGCTGCTCATGACCTGTTCCATGCTGTCATGGGCCGCACACTCGCCATGACTCTG AAACACCTGGAGTCCTACCTGGCCGACTGCTACGACGCCATTGCTGTTTTCCTCTGTATCCACATCGTTCTCCGATTCCGCAACATCGCAGCCAAGAGGGATGTCCCTGCCCTGGACAG GTACTGGGAGCAGGTGCTTGCCTTGCTGTGGCCTCGCTTTGAGCTGATCCTGGAGATGAATGTCCAGAGTGTCCGCAGCACCGACCCCCAGCGCCTTGGGGGCCTGGACACTCGGCCCCACTAT ATCACACGCCGCTATGCTGAGTTCTCCTCTGCGCTTGTGAGCATCAACCAGACCATCCCCAATGAGCGCACCCTGCAGCTGCTGGGACAGttacag GTGGAGGTGGAGAATTTTGTCCTTCGAGTGGCTGCAGAGTTCTCCTCCAGGAAGGAGCAGCTTGTGTTTCTGATCAACAACTACGACATGATGCTGGGTGTGCTGATG GAGCGGGCAGCTGAGGACAGCAAGGAGGTGGAGAGCTTCCAGCAGCTGCTCAATGCTCGCACACAG GAATTCATTGAAGAGCTGCTGTCTCCCCCCTTCGGGGGTCTGGTGGCCTTTGTGAAGGAGGCTGAAGGTTTGATTGAGCGAGGACAGGCCGACCGACTTCGAGGGGAAGAAG CCCGGGTCACTCAGCTGATCCGGGGCTTTGGGAGTTCCTGGAAGGCCTCCGTGGAGTCTCTGAGTCAGGATGTCATGCGGAGTTTCACCAACTTCCGAAATGGAACCAGCATCATCCAG GGGGCGCTGACCCAGCTGATCCAGCTCTACCATCGCTTCCACCGGGTGCTGGCACAGCCGCAGCTCCGGGCGCTGCCGGCCAGGGCGGAGCTCATCAACATTCATCACCTCATGGTGGAGCTCAAGAAACACAAGCCCAACTTCTGA